A stretch of the Tardiphaga sp. 709 genome encodes the following:
- a CDS encoding serine hydrolase domain-containing protein: MPSSQSLSPSSASPEQVGMSTAALARVEAHLKQRYVDAGRFSGTQLLVYRRGEIVHSATQGFADLERKIAVKDDTIFRIYSMTKPITSVAFMMLVEEGRVTLDEPVHKYIPEWANLGVFQAGVMAPFLTKPQARPMQIIDLLRHTSGLTYGFQQRTNVDAAYRALKIGEIEKSGTMTSMISDLAKVPLEFSPGDAWNYSVSTDVIGYLVEKISGQPFEQFLQERIFDPLGMTDTGFFVPPDKAHRLAACYAADGKGGFVLQDDPATSSFLSPPSMISGGGGLCSTAADYLTFCRALLNGGALGDVRLLAPKTIALMTSNHLPGGAYVADMSTSMFSEASYAGVGFGLGFSVMMNPVKTMIPGSAGEYGWGGAASTVFWIDPAEQLIAIFMTQLLPSSAYPVRRELRTMIYSAITDSNV, from the coding sequence ATGCCATCGTCCCAAAGCCTGAGCCCTTCCTCTGCATCACCCGAACAGGTCGGCATGTCGACCGCCGCACTGGCCCGCGTCGAAGCGCATCTCAAGCAGCGCTACGTCGATGCCGGCCGTTTTTCCGGCACACAGCTTCTGGTCTATCGCCGCGGCGAGATCGTGCACAGCGCGACGCAGGGCTTTGCCGATCTCGAGCGAAAGATCGCCGTCAAGGACGATACGATTTTCCGCATCTATTCGATGACCAAGCCGATCACGTCGGTCGCCTTCATGATGCTGGTGGAGGAAGGGCGTGTCACGCTCGATGAACCCGTGCACAAATATATTCCGGAATGGGCAAATCTCGGCGTGTTTCAGGCCGGCGTGATGGCACCATTCCTGACGAAGCCACAGGCCCGTCCGATGCAGATCATCGACCTGCTGCGTCACACGTCGGGACTCACTTACGGCTTCCAGCAGCGCACCAATGTCGACGCCGCCTATCGTGCACTCAAGATAGGCGAGATCGAAAAATCCGGCACGATGACATCGATGATTTCGGATCTCGCGAAGGTCCCCCTGGAATTCTCCCCGGGGGATGCATGGAATTATTCGGTCTCGACCGACGTGATCGGCTATCTCGTCGAGAAGATCAGTGGACAGCCATTCGAACAATTTCTGCAGGAACGTATCTTCGATCCGCTCGGCATGACGGATACCGGCTTCTTTGTGCCCCCCGACAAGGCGCATCGTCTCGCGGCTTGCTACGCCGCCGACGGCAAGGGCGGCTTCGTTCTTCAGGACGATCCCGCGACGAGTTCGTTCCTGTCTCCGCCCTCGATGATTTCCGGCGGCGGCGGTCTATGCTCCACCGCCGCGGACTATCTCACCTTCTGCCGCGCCCTCCTCAATGGCGGCGCGCTCGGCGACGTGCGCCTGCTCGCTCCGAAGACGATTGCGCTGATGACCAGCAATCATTTGCCCGGCGGCGCCTACGTCGCCGACATGTCGACGTCGATGTTCAGCGAAGCGAGCTATGCCGGCGTCGGCTTCGGACTTGGATTTTCGGTGATGATGAATCCGGTCAAGACCATGATCCCCGGCAGCGCCGGTGAGTATGGATGGGGTGGCGCGGCGAGCACGGTGTTCTGGATAGACCCGGCCGAACAGCTGATCGCAATCTTCATGACGCAGTTGTTGCCATCGAGCGCCTATCCGGTTCGGCGCGAGCTGCGTACCATGATCTACTCCGCGATTACCGACAGCAATGTTTAG
- a CDS encoding helix-turn-helix domain-containing protein, whose translation MKQRSAGKPDIEMGKRIRLRRVEQKISQADLGEKLGVSFQQVQKYEKGVNRVGAARLQQIATALDVPVTFFYDGDGKSREVESLLFLDSAFSLRLLRAYSRIKSQTVQRQMVVLMEAIADEEK comes from the coding sequence ATGAAGCAACGTAGCGCCGGCAAACCCGACATTGAGATGGGCAAGAGGATCCGTCTGCGTCGTGTTGAGCAGAAAATTTCGCAGGCGGATTTAGGCGAAAAGCTGGGCGTCAGCTTCCAGCAGGTTCAGAAGTACGAGAAAGGTGTCAATCGCGTTGGCGCTGCGCGTCTTCAGCAGATTGCGACGGCGCTCGATGTGCCGGTCACCTTCTTCTACGATGGCGATGGCAAGAGCCGCGAAGTGGAAAGCTTGCTGTTCCTCGATAGCGCTTTCAGCCTCCGCTTGCTTCGTGCTTACAGCCGCATCAAGAGCCAGACGGTCCAGCGCCAGATGGTCGTCCTGATGGAAGCGATCGCCGACGAAGAGAAGTAA